The nucleotide sequence ATTCCCGTGGCCCCCAGCGCCTTGCGCAGACCAATCTCTCGCGTCCGCTCCGTCACCGACACGAGCATGATGTTCATGATGCCAATGCCTCCCACCAGCAGGGAAATGGCCGCGATACCCGCCAGCAGCAGCGAAAACGTCTGCGTGGTCTCCTGCACCGTGGCGAGCAGCGTGGCCTGGTCTCGGATGTTGAAGTCCGCCTGCTCCTCCGGACGCAGCCGGTGCTCACGCCGCAGCTTCGAATCAATCTCAGCCATCGCATCGTCCATGGACTTCTCGTCCGCGGCCTGCACGGCGATGGAGCGGATGCGGTCGCTTCCCATGACACGGAACTGCGCGGTGGCCAGCGGGATGTAGAGACTCTCATCCGGGTTGGAGAAGCCCTGCGAGCCCTTCTCCGCCAGCACCCCGATGACCTCGAAAGGGATGCCACGGATACGGACCGACTCGCCGATCAGCGACGCGGTGTTCGTCAGCCCCAGCTGCGCCCCCGCCAGCGCTCCGAGCACCACCACCCGGCGGCGGCCGCGGTCCTCCGCCTCCGTGAACAGCCGGCCCGCCGCCACCTTCGACTCGTTGATGCCGAAGTACGTCGGCCAGGTCCCCACGACGGACAGGTTCGCGTTCTTCGCGCCGTACTCCACCTGGAAGCGCGACTCGATCTCCGGCGCCACCGCCTGGATGTGGCGCGGATTCGCTCGCAGCGCCTCCGCGTCGTCGATGGACATCGTCGCCTGTCCACGGCCCAGGCCACCCGCGAAGGACTGGCCGGGGCGCACCGTGAGGACGTTGGTGCCGAGCGTCTTCAGCCGCTGCTCCACCGAGCGCTGGGCACCTTCGCCCAGCGCCACCATCGTGATGACCGCCGCGATGCCAATCACGATGCCCAGCATCGTCAGCAGCGACCGGAGCTTGTTGGCGAGGACCGCATCGAATGCGACCCGGATGATCTCTCCCATGACCTGGCCTCCTCCTCACCGCATCCCGCGAGGACCACCACCACCGGCGCCCGGCACGATTCCGCCGGTCGCCTGACGCATCCGCTCCGTGCTCCGCTGCTGCTGCTGCTGGAGCTGCGCCACGGAGATGAGCATCACCTGCTCACCCGGCTCCAGCCCGCTCACCACCTCCGAGCTCTCCCAGTCGCTCAGCCCGAGCACCACCCTCCGGGGCTCCGGCCCCTTCGCGCCCTGCACGAAGACGATGGCTGGCCGCGTGTCTCCCGAGCCCTGCCGTCCCTCGCGCATGCCCCGGCCACCACGCCCCTCGCCACCGCCGGCTCCGCTCGCTGCTCCCGGAGCATTTCCGCTCGCGGGCGCCACGTTGCCGCCCGCGCTCGCAGTCGTAGTCGCCCCCGGGCCCGCACCGGCCTCGGCTCCCACGACAGGCGTCGCAGCGCCCCCAGCCCCCGCCGCGGCCTCACCGCCCGCGCCCGTACCGGAGCCACCCCGACCCGCGCCCGCCGCCCCTGCGCCGCCGCCCGCCGGCCGCATCAACGCGCGCACCGCATCTTCCGAGACACCCACCGCGACCGCGGCGGACCGTGCGTCCCTCAGCCCCACGACGGCCGCATTCGGCACGGTGATGGCGTCACGCCGCCGGGAGATTTCGATGGACACCTCCGCGTTCATCCCCGGGCGCAGCAGCCCTTCCGGGTTCTCCAGCC is from Pyxidicoccus xibeiensis and encodes:
- a CDS encoding ABC transporter permease yields the protein MGEIIRVAFDAVLANKLRSLLTMLGIVIGIAAVITMVALGEGAQRSVEQRLKTLGTNVLTVRPGQSFAGGLGRGQATMSIDDAEALRANPRHIQAVAPEIESRFQVEYGAKNANLSVVGTWPTYFGINESKVAAGRLFTEAEDRGRRRVVVLGALAGAQLGLTNTASLIGESVRIRGIPFEVIGVLAEKGSQGFSNPDESLYIPLATAQFRVMGSDRIRSIAVQAADEKSMDDAMAEIDSKLRREHRLRPEEQADFNIRDQATLLATVQETTQTFSLLLAGIAAISLLVGGIGIMNIMLVSVTERTREIGLRKALGATGMDILLQFLVESLVLCLAGGTLGLLLGVGGAELLQRLAGWTVVVAPEAIIVAIAFSASVGVFFGIWPARRAASLAPIESLRYE